From Trichoplusia ni isolate ovarian cell line Hi5 chromosome 8, tn1, whole genome shotgun sequence, one genomic window encodes:
- the LOC113496912 gene encoding odorant receptor 49b-like, translating to MSGLYKWAIFVSFRFVWNTVNKFLTTMPTDQSKMFDDCIFVIKLFGISIERSPSIFVKICSYTYVLINFVFYNILLTLNLYYTPRKIELLISEVIFYFTEVSTCSKVIILVFMREKLVDILEFVNRDEFKGDYGDKNGLLYKYTNRIYKLWRKAYVVFSNMSFVFLMFTPIRNYISRADTDLPVCKYYFLSDQAREKYYTFWFIYQPFGLYGHMMYNVNFDLMTGGLFIFVIVQLQLLYNNLSNLKVSEEEILLPEELQDKIQVAKLHQCLRHYALIIEFCDKIQDLLSVSFFVQYFSATLIICVVLCVLVLASSPDTLLFLLMYLTNMTSEIFVPGFLGNELTYKSEMLMRAAYDCEWIPRSKKFKLSLRLFVERAKRPIVFTGLKMFSLSLITFTSIMKTAYSMFTLIRNVQEVPE from the exons ATGTCAGGTCTCTATAAATGGGCGATATTTGTATCATTTCGATTTGTTTGGAATACAGTGAACAAGTTCTTGACAACAATGCCGACGGACCAGTCAAAAATGTTTGACGACTGCATTTTCgtcataaaactttttggtatatCCATAGAACGGTCACCGTCAATATTCGTAAAAATCTGCTCTTACACGTATGTCCTTATAAACTTTGTTTTCTACAACATTCTGCTAACACTGAACCTGTATTACACGCCACGAAAAATTGAGCTGTTAATAAGCGAAGTgatcttttattttactgaagTATCAACATGTTCCAAAGTTATAATTCTTGTCTTTATGAGGGAGAAGCTTGTGGATATTCTTGAATTCGTAAACCGCGACGAATTTAAAGGTGATTATGGAGACAAGAATGGACTGTTATACAAATATACCAACAGAATTTACAAATTGTGGAGGAAAGCCTACGTAGTATTTTCTAACATGTCCTTTGTATTTCTGATGTTTACTCCAATACGAAATTACATAAGTAGAGCTGATACAGATCTACCAGTATGCAAATATTACTTCTTGAGCGATCAAGCTCGGGAGAAGTATTACACTTTTTGGTTCATTTATCAACCGTTTGGGCTATACGGTCATATGATGTACAATGTGAACTTTGACCTGATGACTGGTGGATTGTTCATATTCGTTATAGTCCAATTGCAGTTGCTTTACAATAATTTGTCCAATTTAAAAGTATCTGAAGAAGAAATCTTGTTACCGGAGGAACTTCAAGACAAGATTCAAGTTGCTAAGCTCCATCAATGCTTGAGGCACTACGCCCTTATTATAGA attttgtgATAAAATCCAAGATTTACTCAGCGTATCATTTTTCGTTCAGTATTTCTCAGCGACCCTGATCATTTGCGTGGTTTTGTGCGTTTTAGTATTG gcTTCTTCACCAGACACATTGCTTTTTTTGTTGATGTATTTGACCAACATGACATCGGAGATTTTTGTACCAGGGTTTTTGGGTAACGAACTCACTTATAAG AGTGAAATGTTAATGAGAGCAGCCTATGACTGCGAATGGATCCCACGTTCGAAGAAATTTAAACTAAGTTTGAGATTATTTGTGGAAAGGGCAAAGAGGCCTATTGTGTTTACCGGCCTCAAAATGTTCTCCTTGTCTCTAATAACCTTTACTTCG ATAATGAAGACTGCTTATTCAATGTTTACTCTGATTCGAAACGTACAAGAAGTTCCAGAGTGA
- the LOC113496823 gene encoding LOW QUALITY PROTEIN: queuine tRNA-ribosyltransferase accessory subunit 2 (The sequence of the model RefSeq protein was modified relative to this genomic sequence to represent the inferred CDS: inserted 1 base in 1 codon) produces MRFTIKKANLSGERIGTLTGFMKSPNTVIETPTAALLTQGGSVTHLTSEVLSKVFTTPQLLWVPLSNSVQMEPGLKAQGQGMAKFSGLSEHIICVTQHNMSEVTPPGHFELEKVPLWTKNGXKMITADRYMDLMELYQPEIFLAIADGRTALNEGYKRVLKSLDRSCNMFDTCVRRYKASTQLQNSALVGVVVASGLSKKRDESLDHILKSKDSLSGVALAGLTDGTEEANKIAANKLENILHTMGNAIPNDLLRIVEGCWNPALIMIAIEHGWDLFDGAYATKLSNAGHALTLNFYTENESRELCILDLNDERFKEDFSPVLYGCECLTCKKHTRAYIRHLLNTREMLSSVLLSIHNLHHFDQLFRHARLHIAGNTFHVYKKHIIKQYEAFKKYEAANGVIINDSDKPFNGITQIKKKIKVSDDELPTIKLVNGS; encoded by the exons ATGcgttttacaattaaaaaagcaaATCTGAGTGGTGAACGTATCGGCACTCTGACAGGATTCATGAAATCTCCGAATACTGTAATTGAAACACCTACTGCTGCTTTGCTTACTcag GGTGGCAGTGTAACCCACCTCACAAGTGAAGTGCTATCCAAAGTGTTTACAACCCCGCAACTGCTGTGGGTACCTCTATCTAACTCTGTACAAATGGAACCAGGTCTGAAGGCCCAAGGTCAAGGTATGGCCAAGTTTTCAGGTCTCTCAGAGCACATAATCTGTGTGACCCAGCATAACATGAGTGAGGTGACTCCTCCAGGGCACTTTGAACTGGAGAAAGTACCTCTTTGGACTAAGAATG AAAAAATGATAACTGCGGACAG GTATATGGATTTGATGGAACTGTACCAACCAGAAATATTTTTGGCGATTGCAGATGGCCGAACAGCGCTAAATGAAGGGTATAAGCGAGTACTAAAGTCGCTTGATAGAAGCTGTAATATGTTTGATACCTGTGTGCGTCGATATAAGGCCTCAACACAGCTCCAAAACAGTGCCCTCGTAG gGGTAGTCGTGGCTTCAGGGTTGTCAAAAAAACGTGATGAAAGTCTCGATCACATATTAAAAAGCAAAGACTCTCTGAGCGGTGTAGCTTTAGCAGGATTAACAGATGGAACAGAAGAAGCAAATAAAATAGCagcaaataaattagaaaatatactACATACTATGGGT AACGCGATACCAAATGATCTCTTAAGGATAGTAGAAGGGTGTTGGAATCCAGCACTCATAATGATAGCTATAGAACACGGGTGGGACCTGTTCGACGGCGCCTACGCAACTAAGCTTAGCAACGCGGGTCACGCCTTAACTCTCAACTTTTATACGGAGAATGAGAGTCGGGAACTCTGTATTCTAGATCTGAATGACGAGAG GTTTAAAGAAGATTTTAGTCCGGTTTTATATGGGTGTGAATGTTTAACTTGTAAGAAACATACGCGGGCGTATATACGTCATCTACTAAACACAAGGGAGATGCTGTCATCGGTTTTATTGAGCAT CCACAATCTCCACCACTTCGACCAGCTATTCCGCCACGCCCGTCTACACATAGCTGGCAACacattccatgtttacaagaaACACATCATCAAACAGTACGAGGCCTTCAAGAAGTACGAAGCAGCCAACGGCGTCATCATCAACGACTCGGACAAACCCTTCAACGGTATAACacaaataaagaagaaaatcaaaGTGAGTGACGACGAACTGCCCACTATTAAACTAGTTAACGGTagttaa